The Brassica oleracea var. oleracea cultivar TO1000 chromosome C6, BOL, whole genome shotgun sequence genome includes a region encoding these proteins:
- the LOC106299605 gene encoding MIP18 family protein At1g68310-like yields the protein MVSRLSNEKPIVYETKEHHVRPDSSNTDVLSLEPIDHLKIFDHIRNIKDPERPSSLEHLKVLTKDSVEVDDDKSYVRITFTPTMKLCGMTTLIGLCVRVKLMRNLPGRYKVDIRVAPGSHATEAAVNKQLNDKERVSAALKNPYIVEIVDECLSHHLNVA from the exons ATGGTTTCTAGGTTAAGTAATGAGAAGCCAATCGTGTACGAGACTAAAGAGCATCATGTTCGTCCTGATTCGAGCAATACAGATGTTCTTTCACTAGAACCAATCGACCATCTCAAGATTTTTG ATCATATAAGAAATATCAAAGATCCAGAGCGCCCTTCTTCTTTGGAACACCTCAAAGTACTTACAAAAGACTCAGTCGAAGTGGATGATGACAAGAGTTATGTTAG GATTACATTCACTCCAACTATGAAACTTTGTGGCATGACTACCTTAATCGGTCTTTGTGTCCGCGTGAAACTTATGCGAAACCTTCCTGGGCGATACAAA GTTGATATAAGAGTAGCACCCGGTAGTCATGCAACAGAGGCTGCAG TCAATAAACAACTAAACGACAAAGAACGTGTGTCCGCTGCATTAAAGAATCCATACATCGTGGAGATCGTCGATGAATGTCTTTCCCATCATTTAAATGTTGCTTGA
- the LOC106299672 gene encoding putative transcription factor bHLH056 isoform X3 has translation MSNMNNDQESIQFWSSLLHSLADSDPKDDHLSEISSPIMVMSTSMAIDVSPKPFNAPRDGHKAGPQKAIAETGDISIDEGGQRSAEKHIEKEGEKEEIKNFGKNKRPRTNEARNTAEKRRRTDIKTKIENLKQLTPNCKKRDIASTLDCIIDNIRWMKHYVESQSMGPMLPLGMKMDFPAPWFPSIPPNFIMPPFSGFTPGETSCAYGNQNIEPSTTKGFNNQPHSSRSM, from the exons ATGAGTAATATGAACAACGACCAAGAAAGCATTCAGTTTTGGTCCTCACTTCTCCACTCCCTTGCTGATTCCGACCCTAAGGATGATCACTTATCCGAGATCAGTAGCCCGATAATGGTGATGTCTACATCGATGGCTATAGATGTTTCACCTAAACCTTTTAATGCTCCTAGAGATGGACATAAGGCTGGACCGCAAAAAGCTATAGCCGAAACTGGAGATATAAGCATTGATGAGGGTGGTCAGAGATCTGCTGAAAAGCATATTGAG AAAGAAGGTGAAAAAGAAGAAATAAAGAATTTTGGTAAGAATAAGAGACCACGTACTAATGAAGCTCGTAATACGGCTGAGAAG AGGAGACGCACCGATATAAAAACTAAAATTGAAAATCTGAAGCAGTTGACACCTAATTGCAAAAAG AGAGACATAGCATCGACACTTGATTGCATCATAGATAATATACGCTGGATGAAGCATTATGTAGAA AGTCAGAGCATGGGTCCCATGTTACCACTTGGAATGAAAATGGATTTTCCGGCACCATGGTTCCCTTCTATTCCTCCCAACTTTATCATGCCGCCGTTCAGTGGTTTTACCCCAGGAGAAACTAGCTGTGCCTATGGCAATCAAAATATTGAACCTTCTACCACCAAG GGATTCAACAATCAACCACACTCGTCAAGATCTATGTGA
- the LOC106299672 gene encoding putative transcription factor bHLH056 isoform X1 yields the protein MSNMNNDQESIQFWSSLLHSLADSDPKDDHLSEISSPIMVMSTSMAIDVSPKPFNAPRDGHKAGPQKAIAETGDISIDEGGQRSAEKHIEVIKKEGEKEEIKNFGKNKRPRTNEARNTAEKRRRTDIKTKIENLKQLTPNCKKRDIASTLDCIIDNIRWMKHYVESQSMGPMLPLGMKMDFPAPWFPSIPPNFIMPPFSGFTPGETSCAYGNQNIEPSTTKGFNNQPHSSRSM from the exons ATGAGTAATATGAACAACGACCAAGAAAGCATTCAGTTTTGGTCCTCACTTCTCCACTCCCTTGCTGATTCCGACCCTAAGGATGATCACTTATCCGAGATCAGTAGCCCGATAATGGTGATGTCTACATCGATGGCTATAGATGTTTCACCTAAACCTTTTAATGCTCCTAGAGATGGACATAAGGCTGGACCGCAAAAAGCTATAGCCGAAACTGGAGATATAAGCATTGATGAGGGTGGTCAGAGATCTGCTGAAAAGCATATTGAGGTG ATAAAGAAAGAAGGTGAAAAAGAAGAAATAAAGAATTTTGGTAAGAATAAGAGACCACGTACTAATGAAGCTCGTAATACGGCTGAGAAG AGGAGACGCACCGATATAAAAACTAAAATTGAAAATCTGAAGCAGTTGACACCTAATTGCAAAAAG AGAGACATAGCATCGACACTTGATTGCATCATAGATAATATACGCTGGATGAAGCATTATGTAGAA AGTCAGAGCATGGGTCCCATGTTACCACTTGGAATGAAAATGGATTTTCCGGCACCATGGTTCCCTTCTATTCCTCCCAACTTTATCATGCCGCCGTTCAGTGGTTTTACCCCAGGAGAAACTAGCTGTGCCTATGGCAATCAAAATATTGAACCTTCTACCACCAAG GGATTCAACAATCAACCACACTCGTCAAGATCTATGTGA
- the LOC106299672 gene encoding putative transcription factor bHLH056 isoform X2, with translation MSNMNNDQESIQFWSSLLHSLADSDPKDDHLSEISSPIMVMSTSMAIDVSPKPFNAPRDGHKAGPQKAIAETGDISIDEGGQRSAEKHIEIKKEGEKEEIKNFGKNKRPRTNEARNTAEKRRRTDIKTKIENLKQLTPNCKKRDIASTLDCIIDNIRWMKHYVESQSMGPMLPLGMKMDFPAPWFPSIPPNFIMPPFSGFTPGETSCAYGNQNIEPSTTKGFNNQPHSSRSM, from the exons ATGAGTAATATGAACAACGACCAAGAAAGCATTCAGTTTTGGTCCTCACTTCTCCACTCCCTTGCTGATTCCGACCCTAAGGATGATCACTTATCCGAGATCAGTAGCCCGATAATGGTGATGTCTACATCGATGGCTATAGATGTTTCACCTAAACCTTTTAATGCTCCTAGAGATGGACATAAGGCTGGACCGCAAAAAGCTATAGCCGAAACTGGAGATATAAGCATTGATGAGGGTGGTCAGAGATCTGCTGAAAAGCATATTGAG ATAAAGAAAGAAGGTGAAAAAGAAGAAATAAAGAATTTTGGTAAGAATAAGAGACCACGTACTAATGAAGCTCGTAATACGGCTGAGAAG AGGAGACGCACCGATATAAAAACTAAAATTGAAAATCTGAAGCAGTTGACACCTAATTGCAAAAAG AGAGACATAGCATCGACACTTGATTGCATCATAGATAATATACGCTGGATGAAGCATTATGTAGAA AGTCAGAGCATGGGTCCCATGTTACCACTTGGAATGAAAATGGATTTTCCGGCACCATGGTTCCCTTCTATTCCTCCCAACTTTATCATGCCGCCGTTCAGTGGTTTTACCCCAGGAGAAACTAGCTGTGCCTATGGCAATCAAAATATTGAACCTTCTACCACCAAG GGATTCAACAATCAACCACACTCGTCAAGATCTATGTGA